The following are from one region of the Arachis duranensis cultivar V14167 chromosome 10, aradu.V14167.gnm2.J7QH, whole genome shotgun sequence genome:
- the LOC107470742 gene encoding uncharacterized protein LOC107470742: MDSVASNSDNNNNNNSSSSSSSSSSQQNHHHHHPRFKPSQPISDRIVRALRHRLLLLHRSTTTFFVLGATANVYTVNLSSTPSCTCPDRTTPCKHILFVLIRVLGVPLDDACLRRRTLRPCQVQRLMAAPTLPEAVAGDALKQRFRQVFLEGGGSSLSSSSIETEEGATCPVCMEEMGKEEKLVACGTCRNPIHEECLMRWKRSNGRRSASCVICRARWRNRAEQDKYVNLSAYVSEDDDVMPPPSSSLCTDHP; the protein is encoded by the coding sequence ATGGATTCCGTTGCTTCTAATtctgataataataataataataattcttctTCGTCATCATCGTCGTCTTCGTCGCAGCAGaatcatcaccaccaccacccccGGTTCAAGCCGAGCCAACCAATCTCGGACCGGATAGTCCGTGCCCTGAGGCAccgcctcctcctcctccaccgCTCCACCACCACCTTCTTCGTCTTGGGCGCCACCGCGAACGTCTACACGGTGAACCTCTCGTCCACACCATCATGCACGTGCCCGGACCGAACCACCCCATGCAAGCACATCCTCTTCGTCCTCATCCGTGTCCTGGGCGTGCCCCTCGACGACGCCTGCCTAAGGCGGAGGACCCTCCGACCCTGCCAGGTCCAGCGCCTGATGGCGGCACCCACGCTCCCCGAGGCAGTGGCGGGGGACGCGCTGAAGCAGAGGTTCCGGCAGGTGTTCTTGGAGGGAGGAGGATCGTCGTTATCGTCGTCGTCGATCGAGACGGAGGAGGGTGCCACGTGTCCCGTGTGCATGGAAGAGATGGGGAAGGAAGAGAAGCTTGTGGCATGTGGGACATGCAGGAACCCTATCCATGAAGAGTGCCTTATGAGGTGGAAGAGGAGCAATGGGAGGAGATCGGCGAGTTGCGTGATATGCAGGGCACGGTGGCGGAATAGGGCGGAACAGGATAAGTATGTTAACCTCTCCGCGTATGTTAGCGAGGATGATGATGTCATGCCACCCCCTTCTTCGTCTCTCTGCACTGATCATCCCTAG